Proteins from one Phocoena sinus isolate mPhoSin1 chromosome 8, mPhoSin1.pri, whole genome shotgun sequence genomic window:
- the FTH1 gene encoding LOW QUALITY PROTEIN: ferritin heavy chain (The sequence of the model RefSeq protein was modified relative to this genomic sequence to represent the inferred CDS: inserted 5 bases in 4 codons) has product MTTASPSQVRQNYHQDSEAAINRQINLELYASYVYLSMSYYFDRDDVALKNFAKYFLTXSCEEREHAEKLMKLQNQRGGRIFLQDIKKPDRDDWENGXNAMECALHLEKSXNQSLLELHQLPLRKXDPHLCDFIETHYLNEQVKSIKELGDHVTNLRTMGAPESGMAQYLFDKHTLGNSDNES; this is encoded by the exons ATGACGACCGCGTCCCCCTCGCAGGTGCGCCAGAACTACCACCAGGACTCGGAGGCCGCCATCAACCGCCAGATCAACCTGGAGCTCTACGCCTCCTACGTCTACCTGTCCATG TCGTACTATTTTGACCGCGATGATGTGGCTTTGAAGAACTTTGCCAAATACTTTCTCA AGTCTTGTGAGGAGAGGGAACATGCTGAGAAATTGATGAAGCTGCAGAACCAGCGGGGTGGCCGAATCTTCCTTCAGGACATCAAG AAACCAGACCGTGATGACTGGGAGAACG TGAATGCAATGGAATGTGCGCTACACCTGGAAAAAA GGAACCAGTCACTGCTGGAACTGCACCAACTGCCACTGAGAAA TGACCCCCAT TTGTGTGACTTCATTGAGACTCATTATCTGAATGAGCAGGTGAAATCCATTAAAGAATTGGGTGACCACGTAACCAACTTGCGCACGATGGGGGCCCCCGAATCTGGCATGGCACAGTATCTCTTTGACAAGCACACCCTCGGAAATAGTGATAATGAGAGCTAA